The genomic window TACTGATCATACCTTACAGTATAGGGAACATTCTTGTCTCAATGCTCTCCGGAGGCGACCAGTTCAAAGACTTCTACGGTTCAACATCAATACCGCTGCTTATAACAGGGCTTATAATAGGGACATCAATTTTTGCGTATGGAGCAGCAAACCCAGAGTTTAAACAGGATAAAGTTGACTCAGCAGCCACGGAAATATCAAAAATCACGGAAGAAACCATAGAACGAACAGGCATGCTAGAAAACCAGAAAAACACACAGCTACAATCAATAAACCGTACGGCAAAAGCAGCCACAGAACTAACAATCCAAAAAGTCTACAACAAAACCAATCCCCAAAGAGAGACAGCAGAATCCCTAGAAGAAGCAAGGACCGAAGTACCAGAAATAATCTACCAACAAACCCAGAAACAGTTCAACCAGAAACAAGTAGATCTCTCAAACCGGATCAAACCAATATTCAAAGACATGTTCGGAGGTCAAAAGTTCTTCATAATAATACCGCTAATAACAGGGCTTACATACAGCCTACAACCCTTAATAGGGATTCTAACAGGTATTTTCAGCAAAATATTCCTGAAATTCGGAGAGTAGGTCACTAACTTAAAGTTCACAGATTACCTAAGGTAACATGCCAGAGATAAAATTCGCAGAAGAAGATCAAGCCTCAAAAACGCTGCCGGACGACTTCGAACCCTATGTCAAAGACTGGTTCAACGAACAGTTCCCCTCACTCAGCCCGCCACAAAAATACTCATTCGATCTCATACACAATCAAGAGAACTCTCTGATATGTGCTCCAACAGGGTCAGGAAAAACCCTCTCCGCATTTCTCTCAACAATTAACGAACTATACAGAAAAGGACGGGAAGACGAACTGGAAGACCAAGTATATGTCCTCTATGTTTCGCCGCTCAGAGCTCTAAACAACGATATTCAGAGAAACCTGAAGGAACCGCTGGAAGGAATAAAGCAGAAGGCAGAAGAAGGAGACTACGATGTGCCGGAGGTAAGAAGTGCGGTCAGGACAGGAGATACAACAGATGCAGAAAAAGCCAATATGCGGGAAAACCCGCCACACATATTGATCACCACTCCAGAAAGCCTAGGAATAATACTAAACTCTCCAAAGTTTGGAGAAGCACTGAAAAATGTAGAATATGTCATAACTGATGAAATCCACAGTTTAGCAGAAAACAAAAGAGGTGTACACCTCAATCTAGGAATAGAAAGACTGGAGGAGATGGCAAACACTAACCCAACTCGTATAGGTCTCTCAGCCACTCAAGCCCCGATCAAAGAAATAGCTAAATCACTTGTAGGCTATGATGTCGATGAAGAAATAACGATGGAGGAGGGAGAGTATGAGGATATAGAAGCTGCTGAAGAGAAGGACAGCGAGGATTTCGAGACTAGAGGCTGCACAATTGTGGATGTGGCTGCTTCCAAGGAAATCGATTTGGAGACTGTTTCACCTGTTCGAGACTTGATTCATACTCCTGCAGATGAAGTTCAGGAGGCGATGTACGATCAAATCCATAATTATGTGCAGGAACACGAGTCCACGATAATATTCACTAATACTAGAAGCGCGACAGAGAGAATAGTTAACAATCTGAAGAACAGGTTCCCGGATTTCTATGATGAGAATATCGGTGCTCACCACTCCTCAATGAGCCGTGGAGTAAGATTGGAAGTTGAAGAGAAGCTGAAGAAGGGAGAGATGCGCGTAGGAGTAACCTCAACTTCCCTTGAACTCGGTGTTGACATTGGAGCAGTAGACTTAGTACTACAACTGGGGTCTCCTAAAGGTGTGGCGAAAGGGATTCAGAGGATAGGAAGGTCTGGACACCAGATTGGGGAAAAGGCTAAAGGAAAGATGATTGTAACGGATAGGGACGACGCGATGGAGTGCTCTGTCCTGACAAAGTGCGCCAAGGAAGATGAACTGGATAGAATTCAGATGCCTACAAACTGTCTGGATGTACTTGCCCAGCATATGGTTGGAATGGCGTGTAACAAGCGTTGGAACATCGAGCACGCGTTCAATACTATCAGAAAGAGCTATAATTACAGGAATCTTTCTCGTGAAGATTTCGACGCTGTGATGAAGTACCTCGGTGGAGAATACGAAGAGTTAGAGGATCAGAATGTGTACAGAAAGATTTGGATCGATCATGAGGATTCACGATTCGGTCGTAGTGGAAAGATGACACGAGTCATCTACATGACAAACATCGGCACCATACCTGATGAAACAGGTTACGATGTGAAGACTCGGCAGGGAGGAAACTATGTCGGTCAGTTAGACGAAGAATTCCTTGACAGACTCACAAAGGGAGATATATTCACGCTTGGAGGTAAAACCTACCAGTTCAGCTACGCCAAGGGAATGAAAGTGTTTGTTGATCCTAAACCTAATGCTTCTCCGACTGTTCCTTCCTGGTACTCTGAGAGACTTCCTCTTTCCTATGATCTTGGTACCAGGATCGGCGAGTTCCGTTCTCAGGTTAAGAAACAGTTGGAGATGGGTGCTGAAGACGATGATATTATCCAGTGGATTATGCATAATTATTACTTGGATGAGAAAACAGCTGAAGCCATCTACGGCTATATTGCTGAGCAGTACCGTTTCTCCGGTGAGGTATCAACTCATGAAGATATCAAGGTTGAGAAGTATATCGATGATGACAATAGACAGAATCTGATTTTCCAGACGATTTACGGCAGAAGAGTCCACGACGCATTGGCCCGTATCATGGCTCATCTACTGCAGCAGAAGTACGGGTCAAACATTGGGATGGTTATCGATGATAATGGTTTTATCTTGATTACTCCTCGTCGTCCTGTTGACCTAGATCGTTTGATGGAGCAGGTTATGAACTGTGATCCTGAGAAGGAGTTGAAGGAGGCTGTAAAGAAGACTGAACTTATGAAGAGAAGGTTTAGACATGTAGCTGGTAGAAGCCTTATGATTCTGAGAAACTATCAGGGTAACTCCAAGACGGTTGGGCAACAGCAGATGAAGGGTCACTTCCTGTTATCTGCTATTAGGAATAAGTATGATGAGAGTTTTCCGATGGTTAAGGAGACTTATCGTGAGATTATGGAGGATGCTATGGATGTCAATCATGCCGAGGATGTGATAGAAGGGTTGAGGGATGGAAGTATTTCTTATGAAATGGGTGAGACTGATATTCCTTCCCCCTTCAGCCATAATCTGCTACTTCAAGGTTCGACGGATGTAATCAAGATGGAGGATAAGAAGGAGAGGCTGCAGCAGATGCATCAACAAGTTTTGGATAGAATAGAGGAATCAAACTAAAAACCTCTGAGTCCTCATTGTTGTTTAGTGATGATTCCGGAGATTCTTCAGCAAAACTTTCTGCATCCTGTAGGCTTAGCTGCCTTGCTAGGTTTGATTCCTTTAATCATTTTCTACCTGGTTAGACCGAAACCAGAGAGGGAGGTAATGCCTTCAATGACATTCTTCTCCGAGGAAAAGCAGAAAGGTCGCATAAGAAACGCTCTGCAGAAGCTTAAGAGAAACAAACTTCTAATACTGCACATACTTTTCGTCGTTCTGGCTGCTGTAGCTATCGCCAATCCTTTAATTCAAGGTCTTGAAACAGATGGAGAATCAGTTATAATCCTTGATACTTCAGCAAGCATGAACGACAACACTCAAGAGGCTAAAGACTTCGCCTTCAAACACCTTGGCAGTCAAAATACTGTGATTGCAGCAGGATCAGAACCTAGAGTATTGGTTAGAGACGCTTCTCCTGAAGCAGCAAGAAAAGCTATCAGAAGCCAAGGGAATACGGCATCTTCAACAGATCTAATATCTGCAGTGCAGATAGCATCAAATTATAATGGAAAAATGGTTTTAGCTTCCGACATGGCGCATACAGAAACTGGGAGCCTGGAGAGCAGTTTAAGCGATATATCTGAATCTAAAGCGGTTAAAACCATGGATCTAGATCATGAAAACTCTCACGGATTTACCGATCTCAGCTTTAAGAATGGAAAGGCACATATTACTGTTCAAAACTTTCTGAACAGGGATAGAACTGTTGAAATAAGAAGAGAAGACAGTCAACAGGTTAAGCAGGTTGATCTTCCGGCTCTTTCAACGCAGACAGTAGAGCTTGATTTAGAACCGGGGCGGCACGAGCTTATACTGCCTTCGGATGAGCTTGCGATAGACAACAAACTGTATGTCTCAATCCCTGATAGAGAGGGCATCCGCGTAAAAAGATTGGGCGAAGAAAGCAGGTACTTCCGAGAGGCTATGAACCTAATTAACCAAACGGAGTACTCTGCTGGAGATTCGTTTGACGGCGCCCAAATCTACTTTGTAGAAGATGGGTTTGAACTGGGTCAGCAACGCCTGAAAAATCTGGAAAACCAGCTTGACCAAGGTTCAGCAGTTATCTTAGAGGAAAGATCTGAACTACCTGGTTTTGCCCCGGTAGTTAACAGTTCAAGAAGTTCTACTCGGCAGGTCCAACTCCAAACCTCATCAATAACCAGCGGATTCACCTCTGCTGTAACCGGCTACGACATTGAAGGGAGGTCGCTCTCACAACCTGAAGAAGCATTGGTAATGTCTAAAGATGGAAAGGTGTTGCTCTACAATGTCGAGGACGAAGTCTTTGGTCAACAGATCACCTACCCTATCTTCTGGAAGAACACTTTACTGAACATGTCAGATAGAAGCACCGCTCCAGAACTGAACATCAAGACAGAAAGCCAAGTAAACTTTGGAACACCTGTCTCGCACCAGGGGCAGGAAAAACCAAAGCGACACAAGGTACAGGAAACAGGATACTACAACGGTCAGAAAACATTCGCAGCCAACCTACTTAACCCAACAGAATCACAACCTCAAATAAACCAGATCGCAGAGAGACCAGGTATCGACTCAAACCCTGGCACAGACCCTGCAGGAAAATACCTTGGCTCACTTCTAGCAGTAATCGCAACACTTGAACTACTCTACCTATCAAAAGGAGGTGCAATATAAATGCTTCAAAACCCGGAATTCCTACTTCTCACACCGCTCATCCTCTACTCACTTCACATAATACTTAAAAAACAAGGCTACTCCAGAAAAATAGGTTTAAGCCGAGCACTAATAGTATCCCTG from Candidatus Nanohalobium constans includes these protein-coding regions:
- a CDS encoding ATP-dependent helicase gives rise to the protein MPEIKFAEEDQASKTLPDDFEPYVKDWFNEQFPSLSPPQKYSFDLIHNQENSLICAPTGSGKTLSAFLSTINELYRKGREDELEDQVYVLYVSPLRALNNDIQRNLKEPLEGIKQKAEEGDYDVPEVRSAVRTGDTTDAEKANMRENPPHILITTPESLGIILNSPKFGEALKNVEYVITDEIHSLAENKRGVHLNLGIERLEEMANTNPTRIGLSATQAPIKEIAKSLVGYDVDEEITMEEGEYEDIEAAEEKDSEDFETRGCTIVDVAASKEIDLETVSPVRDLIHTPADEVQEAMYDQIHNYVQEHESTIIFTNTRSATERIVNNLKNRFPDFYDENIGAHHSSMSRGVRLEVEEKLKKGEMRVGVTSTSLELGVDIGAVDLVLQLGSPKGVAKGIQRIGRSGHQIGEKAKGKMIVTDRDDAMECSVLTKCAKEDELDRIQMPTNCLDVLAQHMVGMACNKRWNIEHAFNTIRKSYNYRNLSREDFDAVMKYLGGEYEELEDQNVYRKIWIDHEDSRFGRSGKMTRVIYMTNIGTIPDETGYDVKTRQGGNYVGQLDEEFLDRLTKGDIFTLGGKTYQFSYAKGMKVFVDPKPNASPTVPSWYSERLPLSYDLGTRIGEFRSQVKKQLEMGAEDDDIIQWIMHNYYLDEKTAEAIYGYIAEQYRFSGEVSTHEDIKVEKYIDDDNRQNLIFQTIYGRRVHDALARIMAHLLQQKYGSNIGMVIDDNGFILITPRRPVDLDRLMEQVMNCDPEKELKEAVKKTELMKRRFRHVAGRSLMILRNYQGNSKTVGQQQMKGHFLLSAIRNKYDESFPMVKETYREIMEDAMDVNHAEDVIEGLRDGSISYEMGETDIPSPFSHNLLLQGSTDVIKMEDKKERLQQMHQQVLDRIEESN
- a CDS encoding vWA domain-containing protein encodes the protein MIPEILQQNFLHPVGLAALLGLIPLIIFYLVRPKPEREVMPSMTFFSEEKQKGRIRNALQKLKRNKLLILHILFVVLAAVAIANPLIQGLETDGESVIILDTSASMNDNTQEAKDFAFKHLGSQNTVIAAGSEPRVLVRDASPEAARKAIRSQGNTASSTDLISAVQIASNYNGKMVLASDMAHTETGSLESSLSDISESKAVKTMDLDHENSHGFTDLSFKNGKAHITVQNFLNRDRTVEIRREDSQQVKQVDLPALSTQTVELDLEPGRHELILPSDELAIDNKLYVSIPDREGIRVKRLGEESRYFREAMNLINQTEYSAGDSFDGAQIYFVEDGFELGQQRLKNLENQLDQGSAVILEERSELPGFAPVVNSSRSSTRQVQLQTSSITSGFTSAVTGYDIEGRSLSQPEEALVMSKDGKVLLYNVEDEVFGQQITYPIFWKNTLLNMSDRSTAPELNIKTESQVNFGTPVSHQGQEKPKRHKVQETGYYNGQKTFAANLLNPTESQPQINQIAERPGIDSNPGTDPAGKYLGSLLAVIATLELLYLSKGGAI